The Mycobacterium paragordonae genome includes a region encoding these proteins:
- a CDS encoding cytochrome P450 yields the protein MSYPPGEALLAAYRRRGPVINAGIGSRGFVYLLGPEANKFVFANADAFSWRETFETLAPVDGPTALIVSDGDDHRRRRSVVAPGLRHRQVQEYVQTMVRSVDTMIDDWRPGQRVDIYQGFRSAIRRSTAESLFGSRMAAHSDFLGAQLQPLLDLTHHLPQVMAMQRRLNSPGWRRAMTARARIDELMDTEIADARARPRPDDHMLTTLLNGRSDEGQTLSDNEIRDQIVSMITAGFETTSGALAWAAHLLLTMPGAWDTAAAEVGRVLGGAPPAAADLPALTYLNGVVHETLRLYPPGVISARRVMRDLRFEGRHIPAGRMIVFSAYVTHRLPEIWPEPTQFRPQRWDPDAPDYRKPAPYEFIPFSGGLHRCIGSVMAITEMTVMLARLVARTTLDLPAQRLRAANFASLSPKPGLTVHVRESVPAQ from the coding sequence GTGTCCTACCCACCCGGTGAGGCGCTGTTGGCGGCGTACCGACGCCGTGGCCCGGTCATCAATGCCGGGATCGGAAGCCGCGGATTCGTCTATCTGCTTGGGCCGGAGGCGAACAAGTTCGTCTTCGCCAACGCCGATGCGTTCAGCTGGCGGGAGACCTTCGAGACGCTGGCGCCGGTGGACGGCCCGACCGCACTGATCGTCAGCGACGGCGACGACCACCGCCGCCGGCGCAGCGTGGTGGCACCGGGACTGCGCCACCGCCAGGTTCAGGAGTACGTGCAGACCATGGTGCGCTCCGTCGACACGATGATCGACGACTGGCGCCCCGGCCAGCGGGTGGATATCTATCAGGGTTTTCGTTCGGCTATTCGGCGCAGTACCGCGGAAAGCCTGTTCGGTTCCCGGATGGCCGCGCATTCGGATTTCCTTGGCGCACAGCTGCAGCCGCTGCTGGACCTGACCCACCACCTACCCCAGGTGATGGCGATGCAACGGAGGCTCAACTCCCCCGGCTGGCGGCGCGCGATGACCGCCCGGGCGCGCATCGACGAATTGATGGACACCGAGATCGCCGATGCCCGGGCCCGGCCCAGACCCGACGACCATATGCTGACAACGCTGCTCAACGGGCGATCCGACGAAGGACAGACCCTGAGTGACAACGAGATTCGCGACCAGATCGTCTCGATGATCACCGCGGGGTTCGAAACCACCAGCGGCGCGCTCGCCTGGGCCGCCCACCTGCTTTTGACGATGCCCGGCGCCTGGGATACCGCGGCTGCCGAGGTAGGGCGGGTATTGGGCGGCGCGCCACCCGCCGCCGCGGATCTGCCCGCCCTGACTTACCTCAACGGCGTTGTGCACGAGACACTTCGGCTTTACCCGCCGGGTGTGATCTCGGCCCGGCGGGTGATGCGGGACCTGCGCTTCGAGGGCCGTCACATCCCGGCGGGCCGGATGATCGTGTTCAGCGCCTACGTCACCCACCGGCTGCCCGAGATATGGCCGGAGCCAACGCAATTCCGCCCGCAGCGCTGGGACCCCGACGCCCCGGACTACCGCAAACCCGCTCCATACGAGTTCATTCCGTTCAGCGGCGGCTTGCACCGGTGCATCGGTTCGGTGATGGCCATCACCGAGATGACGGTGATGCTGGCCCGGCTGGTCGCGCGGACCACCCTGGACCTACCGGCTCAGCGCCTCCGGGCGGCGAACTTCGCGTCGCTCAGTCCCAAGCCGGGTCTGACAGTGCACGTGCGCGAGTCAGTGCCAGCGCAGTAG
- a CDS encoding ABC-F family ATP-binding cassette domain-containing protein, translated as MAHLLGAEAVHLAYPTQVVFESVTLGVNDGARIGIVGRNGDGKSSLLGLLTGQLTPDSGRVTQRSGLRVSALAQADTLDPEHTVGWSLVGDQPEHQWAGDGRVRDVVAGLVSDIPWDAMVSTLSGGQRRRVQLAQLLIGEWDVIALDEPTNHLDIEGITWLAGHLKQRWARSSGGLLVVTHDRWFLDEVATTTWEVHDGVVEPFEGGYAAYVLQRVERDRQAAASEAKRQNLMRKELAWLRRGAPARTSKPKFRIEAANQLIADVPPLRNTVELAKLATARLGKDVIDLLDVSVCYDGRPVLRDVEWRIAPGERTGIVGANGAGKSTLLGLLAGTVQPDSGRVKRGKTVRLAVLDQQGDELTSMAGERIADVLGRLQSGYEVEGREMTPTQLLERLGFGSGQLSARVGELSGGQRRRLQLMLTLLSQPNVLLLDEPTNDVDTDMLTATEDLLDSWAGTLIVVSHDRYLLERVTDQQYAIVDGRLRHLPGGIDEYLALARQSPAKPPRPSPQPSGAAPVAHQSMSGGQRRAAEKELASVDRQLARLAARIEAKHIELAEHDQSDHVGITLLTRELRGLEDEVGTLEAQWLELSEALE; from the coding sequence GTGGCACACCTGCTCGGAGCCGAGGCCGTACACCTGGCATACCCGACCCAGGTGGTCTTCGAATCGGTCACCCTGGGCGTCAACGACGGCGCGCGCATCGGAATCGTCGGCCGAAACGGCGACGGCAAGTCCAGCCTGCTGGGCCTGCTCACCGGCCAGCTCACGCCGGACTCGGGACGGGTCACCCAGCGCAGCGGGCTGCGGGTGAGCGCACTGGCCCAGGCGGACACCCTGGATCCCGAACACACCGTCGGCTGGTCGCTGGTCGGTGACCAACCCGAGCATCAGTGGGCCGGCGACGGCCGGGTGCGTGACGTGGTGGCCGGACTGGTCTCCGATATCCCCTGGGATGCAATGGTTTCCACGCTCAGCGGAGGCCAGCGCCGGCGGGTGCAGCTGGCCCAGTTGCTGATCGGCGAGTGGGACGTGATCGCCCTCGACGAACCCACCAACCACCTCGACATCGAGGGGATCACCTGGCTGGCGGGTCATCTCAAGCAGCGCTGGGCCCGCAGCAGCGGCGGTCTGCTGGTGGTCACCCACGACCGCTGGTTCCTGGACGAGGTGGCGACCACGACGTGGGAAGTGCATGACGGCGTCGTCGAACCCTTCGAAGGCGGCTATGCCGCGTATGTGCTGCAGCGGGTGGAGCGGGACCGCCAGGCCGCGGCGTCGGAGGCCAAGCGGCAGAACCTGATGCGCAAGGAGCTGGCCTGGTTACGCCGCGGCGCCCCGGCGCGAACCTCCAAACCCAAGTTCCGCATCGAGGCCGCCAACCAATTGATCGCCGACGTCCCGCCGCTGCGCAACACCGTCGAGCTGGCCAAGCTCGCGACCGCCCGGCTGGGCAAGGACGTGATCGACCTGTTGGACGTCTCGGTCTGTTACGACGGGCGCCCGGTGCTCCGCGATGTCGAGTGGCGCATCGCCCCGGGCGAACGCACCGGGATCGTCGGAGCCAACGGCGCCGGCAAATCCACCCTGCTGGGGTTGCTGGCCGGCACCGTGCAACCCGACAGCGGGCGCGTCAAGCGCGGCAAGACCGTCCGCCTTGCGGTGCTGGATCAGCAGGGTGACGAGCTGACCTCGATGGCCGGCGAGCGCATCGCCGACGTGCTCGGTAGGTTGCAGAGCGGCTATGAGGTCGAGGGCCGCGAGATGACCCCGACGCAGTTGCTGGAGCGGCTGGGCTTCGGCTCCGGGCAGCTCTCGGCGCGCGTCGGGGAGCTGTCCGGCGGTCAGCGCCGACGCCTGCAGTTGATGCTCACGCTGCTCTCGCAACCGAACGTGCTGCTGCTCGACGAGCCCACCAACGATGTCGACACCGACATGCTGACGGCCACCGAGGACCTGCTGGATTCCTGGGCGGGCACCCTGATCGTCGTCTCGCACGACCGCTACCTGCTCGAACGCGTCACCGATCAGCAGTACGCGATCGTGGACGGCCGGTTGCGGCACCTCCCGGGCGGCATCGACGAGTACCTGGCCCTGGCTCGTCAGTCGCCCGCCAAGCCTCCCCGGCCGTCACCGCAGCCGTCCGGGGCGGCACCGGTCGCGCACCAGTCGATGTCGGGGGGACAACGCCGGGCCGCCGAGAAGGAACTGGCCTCCGTCGACCGCCAATTGGCCCGCCTCGCCGCCCGGATCGAAGCCAAGCACATCGAGCTGGCCGAACACGATCAATCCGATCATGTCGGAATCACGCTCCTGACAAGGGAATTGCGCGGTCTGGAGGACGAAGTCGGCACCCTCGAGGCGCAGTGGCTGGAATTGTCGGAGGCGCTGGAATGA